In Deferribacteraceae bacterium V6Fe1, one genomic interval encodes:
- a CDS encoding menaquinone biosynthesis protein gives MLNIGEISYANVFPIFNRLKRCEGLKFISAFPSFLNRAVREGGVDVTPCSSIEYARNSNNYLIIPNISISSKIKVKSVCLFSNYDIGYLSHKNIFLTSESGTSVVLLKILFKKFYKMEVNFTIDENNADAYLYIGDKALFEYYKKGFKYIYDLGEQWNNFTGLPFVYALWLVTKEAVNTKRDEMIEFKKLLLKIKEDSKQNLSSLIDHYYFKGLTSYQIIDYWETIDYSLTDTHIAGLKEFYRLANEIGEIKSVPELNFFY, from the coding sequence ATGCTGAATATAGGTGAAATCAGTTATGCAAATGTGTTTCCTATCTTCAATAGGTTAAAGAGGTGTGAAGGGTTAAAATTTATCTCTGCATTCCCTTCCTTTCTAAATAGGGCTGTAAGGGAAGGGGGGGTAGATGTTACCCCATGCAGCAGTATCGAGTACGCAAGAAATAGTAATAACTACCTTATAATTCCAAATATTTCCATCAGCAGCAAAATTAAGGTAAAAAGTGTGTGTTTGTTTTCAAACTATGACATTGGTTATCTGAGCCATAAAAATATATTTCTGACTTCTGAGTCGGGGACAAGCGTCGTGCTTTTAAAGATACTTTTTAAAAAGTTTTACAAAATGGAAGTTAATTTTACAATTGATGAGAATAATGCTGATGCCTATCTGTATATAGGCGATAAAGCCCTTTTTGAATATTATAAAAAAGGTTTTAAGTATATTTATGATTTGGGTGAGCAGTGGAATAATTTTACAGGACTTCCTTTTGTATATGCTTTGTGGCTTGTAACTAAAGAGGCCGTTAATACCAAAAGGGATGAAATGATTGAGTTTAAGAAACTTTTATTAAAAATAAAAGAGGACAGTAAGCAAAATCTCTCTTCATTAATTGACCATTATTACTTTAAAGGGCTGACTTCATACCAGATTATAGATTATTGGGAAACAATAGACTACAGTCTGACAGATACACATATTGCAGGATTAAAAGAATTTTACAGGCTTGCCAACGAAATTGGTGAAATAAAGAGTGTACCTGAGTTAAATTTCTTTTATTAA
- the proC gene encoding pyrroline-5-carboxylate reductase has product MFENKRIGFIGAGNMATALIKGILKANLVPSDFVSASDVDIEKLDSLKSEYGINVVFKDNEKLVTESDIIVLAIKPQIFEKILKEIAPKLDKSKLIISIAAGISTEYIENIVEKDLKIVRAMPNTPALILEGATAIAPGAHVAEDDLRIAYKIFDAVGKVAVVDESQMDAVTGLSGSGPAYIFMIIEALSDAGVKMGLSRSVAMKLAAQTVMGAAKLQIETDMHPGRLKDMVTSPGGTAIAGIHTLEQGGLRTTLINAVESATMRSIELGRKNGK; this is encoded by the coding sequence ATGTTTGAGAATAAGAGGATAGGTTTTATAGGTGCTGGAAATATGGCAACGGCACTTATAAAAGGGATTTTGAAGGCAAATCTTGTACCGAGCGATTTTGTCAGTGCAAGTGATGTGGATATTGAAAAACTGGATTCTCTAAAAAGTGAATATGGTATAAATGTAGTGTTTAAGGATAATGAAAAACTCGTAACTGAATCCGATATTATAGTTCTGGCGATAAAACCTCAGATTTTTGAAAAGATATTAAAGGAAATAGCTCCAAAGCTTGATAAATCAAAATTAATTATTTCAATTGCTGCCGGTATTAGTACTGAATATATAGAAAATATTGTGGAAAAGGATTTAAAAATTGTAAGGGCTATGCCAAATACCCCTGCTCTTATTTTGGAAGGTGCGACAGCTATTGCGCCTGGTGCACATGTTGCGGAAGATGATTTGAGGATAGCATATAAAATTTTTGATGCAGTTGGTAAAGTCGCTGTTGTTGATGAGAGTCAGATGGATGCAGTCACAGGCCTTTCCGGTAGCGGGCCGGCATATATTTTTATGATTATTGAAGCATTAAGTGATGCCGGTGTAAAAATGGGGTTATCCAGAAGCGTTGCCATGAAGCTTGCAGCTCAGACTGTTATGGGAGCAGCAAAACTTCAGATTGAAACAGACATGCACCCTGGCAGATTAAAAGATATGGTTACTTCTCCGGGTGGAACAGCAATAGCAGGTATTCATACCCTCGAACAAGGTGGTCTTAGAACTACTCTAATAAATGCAGTGGAATCAGCTACAATGAGATCGATAGAGCTTGGGAGGAAGAATGGAAAATAA
- a CDS encoding YidE/YbjL duplication produces MELYTVLYLFIIISLGYFIGNLKVKGFYLDISAILIIALIAGHFGVSFPSEFKYLGLAFFIYAVGLQSGPGFFENIKKNGLVLNLYAFCLVTSIFLIIFIIGKILKYDNNVIAGIFTGIMSSAPALAATVEISNSHVTSVIFGIVYPFGIIVTVLLVRMIPILLKSDAEKEVERYRLSKEKDYPKIVSKNFRITNENFNNKIIRKSQLEDMSNVIIERIETEFEADEVDPQIHFGDIVRVTGRKEHVDNMNIILGEEIDSYVDFHDNMKVLRLLVSNKNIVGKKISEIKELFAMRVTITKVRRSGIDFDAKPQTTLLLGDKLYITVPQKYEEQVTKLIGDNLMAFPAADFLPISVGIVIGILVGFIPLSLPFLGKFKLSFIGGILITSLILGRIGRTGPVVWQLSPHSTTLLKTFGQLIYMATIGTSAGKYLVEAIKTNGFTPIFLALFALIISLTVFTFILRFVLRMNMIEILGLISGGMTSTPSLTMSSNILKSDYPAVSYAAVYPFSLILTMLLSQILIKL; encoded by the coding sequence ATGGAATTATACACAGTACTCTATCTTTTTATAATAATTTCATTGGGATATTTTATTGGAAATCTCAAAGTTAAAGGTTTTTACCTTGATATTTCGGCTATTTTAATAATAGCATTAATTGCCGGACATTTTGGAGTAAGTTTCCCTTCAGAGTTTAAATATCTTGGACTTGCGTTTTTTATATATGCTGTTGGTTTGCAATCCGGGCCTGGATTTTTTGAAAATATAAAAAAGAATGGGCTGGTACTAAATCTATATGCTTTTTGCCTTGTTACATCAATATTTTTGATAATTTTTATTATTGGCAAGATATTGAAATATGATAATAACGTTATAGCAGGTATATTTACAGGTATTATGTCGAGTGCTCCTGCCCTTGCAGCTACGGTAGAAATAAGTAATTCTCATGTTACTTCGGTAATATTTGGTATAGTCTACCCTTTTGGGATAATAGTTACGGTGCTTTTGGTCAGAATGATTCCGATTTTATTAAAGTCTGATGCGGAAAAGGAAGTTGAAAGATACAGGCTAAGTAAAGAAAAGGATTATCCAAAAATTGTATCTAAAAACTTTAGAATCACTAATGAAAATTTTAATAATAAAATTATAAGAAAATCCCAGTTGGAAGATATGTCCAATGTCATAATTGAACGTATAGAAACGGAATTTGAAGCAGATGAAGTTGACCCTCAAATACATTTTGGTGATATTGTCAGAGTGACAGGAAGAAAAGAGCATGTGGATAATATGAATATTATCCTTGGAGAAGAGATAGACAGTTATGTTGATTTTCATGACAATATGAAGGTGTTAAGACTGTTAGTTTCCAATAAAAATATTGTTGGGAAAAAGATTAGTGAAATTAAAGAGTTGTTTGCAATGAGAGTTACGATTACAAAAGTAAGACGTTCAGGGATAGATTTTGATGCAAAACCTCAGACAACACTTTTATTAGGTGATAAGCTCTACATTACTGTTCCTCAAAAGTATGAAGAGCAGGTAACAAAGCTTATAGGTGATAATTTAATGGCTTTTCCTGCTGCAGATTTTTTACCGATTTCTGTCGGAATAGTTATTGGGATTTTGGTAGGCTTTATCCCTTTGAGTTTGCCTTTTCTTGGCAAGTTTAAATTAAGTTTTATCGGTGGTATACTAATAACTTCTCTTATTTTGGGAAGGATTGGAAGAACTGGTCCCGTTGTTTGGCAACTTTCGCCACACTCTACAACATTACTAAAAACATTTGGACAGCTTATATATATGGCTACCATTGGGACAAGTGCAGGTAAGTATTTGGTAGAAGCGATTAAAACAAATGGATTTACACCAATATTTTTGGCATTGTTTGCACTTATTATCTCCCTGACAGTTTTTACTTTTATATTAAGGTTTGTGCTAAGAATGAACATGATTGAAATTTTAGGACTTATTTCAGGTGGGATGACTTCAACCCCGTCGTTGACAATGTCTTCTAATATTTTAAAATCTGATTATCCTGCAGTGAGTTATGCTGCGGTGTACCCTTTTTCTCTTATTTTAACTATGTTATTGTCTCAAATTCTTATAAAGCTTTGA
- a CDS encoding manganese efflux pump, which translates to MIAFAMSIDAFSVSFGVGCKYNSYRHYFRLAWHFGLFQFFMPLIGAFIGKELYEFSNRLNIIAALILFFIAYNMFKESMKSSEEKCYIKDPTKGFSLIILSVATSMDALGVGIALPLLKGGIFLNAGIIGVVCLMMSLLGVYFGNKSKNFFGNFAEKVGAVVLVIIGIKFLVV; encoded by the coding sequence ATGATTGCGTTTGCAATGAGTATTGATGCTTTTAGTGTTTCATTTGGAGTCGGATGTAAGTATAACAGTTACAGACACTATTTTAGACTTGCCTGGCATTTCGGACTTTTTCAGTTTTTTATGCCTTTGATAGGGGCATTTATCGGCAAAGAGCTCTATGAATTTTCTAATAGATTAAATATTATTGCGGCATTAATACTCTTTTTTATAGCTTATAATATGTTTAAAGAATCGATGAAATCATCTGAAGAGAAGTGTTATATAAAAGACCCGACAAAAGGGTTTTCCCTTATAATTTTATCTGTTGCTACAAGTATGGACGCTTTGGGGGTAGGGATAGCTCTTCCCCTTCTGAAAGGGGGTATATTTTTGAATGCAGGTATTATCGGGGTTGTTTGTCTAATGATGTCTCTGTTAGGTGTATATTTTGGAAATAAAAGTAAAAACTTTTTTGGCAACTTTGCCGAAAAAGTTGGTGCAGTTGTGCTCGTAATAATCGGGATAAAATTTTTGGTGGTATAA
- a CDS encoding GntR family transcriptional regulator: MNAEKKAYQSIINLILSGEYSPGDFLLETDISVKLGMSRTPVSKALSMLVNEGFLNKMPKKGCYIPLPTPQDAEQVFYARKSVESFAAEAAALNASENEIIELSEIVRNDEVALSLNNKDLYFNTNEDFHIRVAMASHNIYIEKWVRNIFLRSHIYIFFFDSFYRFGKNDIPQKTPVQHRSIVEAIKERNPKKASELMKEHIEWTYTSLIQKI; the protein is encoded by the coding sequence ATGAATGCTGAGAAAAAAGCTTACCAATCAATAATAAACCTTATACTTAGTGGAGAATATTCTCCGGGTGATTTTTTACTTGAAACCGACATTTCTGTAAAGCTTGGAATGAGTAGAACGCCTGTTAGTAAAGCTCTTTCCATGCTAGTTAATGAAGGTTTTTTAAACAAAATGCCTAAAAAAGGTTGCTATATTCCCTTACCAACACCTCAGGATGCAGAACAAGTTTTTTATGCTAGAAAATCTGTTGAATCTTTTGCAGCTGAGGCAGCAGCGTTAAATGCAAGTGAAAACGAAATCATAGAATTAAGTGAAATAGTAAGAAATGATGAAGTTGCCTTATCATTAAATAATAAAGACCTTTACTTTAACACAAATGAAGACTTTCATATTCGGGTTGCCATGGCCTCTCATAATATATACATTGAAAAGTGGGTCAGGAATATCTTCCTGCGTTCACATATCTACATTTTCTTCTTTGATAGTTTCTACAGATTTGGAAAAAATGATATTCCACAAAAAACTCCGGTGCAACACAGATCAATAGTTGAAGCAATAAAAGAAAGAAATCCTAAAAAGGCATCAGAATTAATGAAAGAACACATAGAATGGACTTATACTTCCCTAATTCAGAAGATATAA
- a CDS encoding TetR/AcrR family transcriptional regulator, producing the protein MENNKANKFDKILDSAIKIIGQKGFHGAKVKDIANDAGVADGTIYNYFNNKEDILVTIFKVKLEEYVNMAKEEIAGIDNPEEKLKTLLKYHFKVMTETPYLANVLQIELRQPIKDLRVKVRRHLKNYFRLIEQVIEEGIQNGVFNKDLDVYLAREIYFGTLDEIVSTWIFKGGEWDLQETSEKLFPIFLKAFK; encoded by the coding sequence ATGGAAAATAATAAGGCTAATAAGTTTGACAAAATATTAGACTCAGCCATTAAAATTATTGGTCAGAAAGGTTTTCACGGTGCAAAGGTAAAAGATATTGCCAATGACGCAGGAGTAGCGGACGGGACAATATACAACTACTTTAACAATAAAGAAGATATACTTGTCACTATCTTTAAGGTAAAGCTTGAAGAGTATGTCAACATGGCTAAAGAAGAGATTGCAGGTATTGATAACCCCGAAGAAAAGCTTAAGACATTGTTAAAGTATCATTTTAAAGTTATGACTGAGACCCCTTATCTGGCTAATGTATTACAGATTGAGCTAAGGCAGCCTATTAAGGATTTGAGGGTAAAAGTAAGGCGTCATCTAAAAAATTACTTTAGATTAATCGAGCAGGTTATTGAGGAAGGTATTCAAAATGGTGTGTTTAATAAGGACTTAGATGTTTATCTTGCAAGAGAAATATATTTTGGGACATTGGATGAAATTGTTTCTACTTGGATATTTAAAGGTGGAGAATGGGACTTGCAGGAAACATCTGAAAAGTTATTCCCAATATTTTTGAAAGCTTTTAAGTAG